Proteins from one Telopea speciosissima isolate NSW1024214 ecotype Mountain lineage chromosome 1, Tspe_v1, whole genome shotgun sequence genomic window:
- the LOC122654334 gene encoding uncharacterized protein LOC122654334: MTTIKLSGVTNNLLWAQAVQAYIHAKGKIKYITDDPPTVDPKDPTSIIAHDEWMRENSIIKIWLWKSVAPTIASNVMFHTLAKDVWNDLCESFSQEKNISPMYGLYEKLFTFQQGDKSLNEYFATYKGMVEELKLHQPLTTNLDRLKQRAEFHVAKFLARLHPDYQSVKSQILTGEKVPSLNEVFFCINRLANPSKSDSTTKDSSAFTVSRGQGRGRDQSKGRGRGTGGSGTSYQSFDKSTHQCSYCGKQNHTVGTCWAKHGKPEWANELANTAITDNSPTEKPTSDTNQSTISDTSSIVSRDDYNQPVKRLQQLEAVSVSTSTATVAYKGNSIIYPSSTLWLIDSGASCHMTGKLNLCSSINQVRTSSNVILADGSSSKVAGVTELFPQHLP; encoded by the coding sequence ATGACTACTATAAAACTCTCCGGAGTTACCAACAACCTTTTATGGGCCCAAGCTGTGCAGGCCTACATTCATGCCAAAggcaaaataaaatatattacgGATGATCCTCCTACTGTTGATCCAAAGGATCCTACCTCCATCATAGCTCATGATGAATGGATGCGTGAGAATTCTATTATTAAAATATGGCTATGGAAAAGTGTTGCACCTACTATTGCATCtaatgtgatgtttcacactCTTGCCAAGGATGTGTGGAATGATTTGTGTGAAAGCTTCTCTCAAGAAAAAAACATCTCTCCCATGTATGGTCTCTATGAGAAGCTTTTCACTTTTCAACAGGGAGATAAATCTTTGAATGAATACTTTGCCACTTATAAAGGCATGGTTGAAGAACTTAAGCTACATCAGCCACTTACTACTAATTTGGATCGGTTAAAACAACGGGCTGAATTTCATGTTGCAAAGTTTCTGGCTAGATTACACCCAGATTATCAATCTGTGAAAAGTCAAATACTCACAGGCGAGAAAGTTCCTTCTCTTAATGAAGTGTTCTTCTGTATCAATCGTCTAGCTAATCCCTCCAAATCTGATTCTACTACTAAAGATAGTTCTGCCTTTACTGTCAGTCGTGGTCAGGGACGTGGCCGTGACCAATCTAAGGGCCGAGGCCGTGGCACTGGTGGAAGTGGTACTAGTTATCAATCCTTTGACAAATCTACTCACCAATGCTCTTACTGTGGGAAACAAAATCATACTGTAGGTACCTGCTGGGCTAAACATGGCAAACCTGAATGGGCAAATGAATTAGCAAATACAGCCATAACTGACAACTCTCCCACTGAGAAACCTACCAGTGATACAAATCAAAGTACTATATCAGATACTTCATCCATTGTGTCCCGTGATGATTACAATCAGCCGGTCAAACGccttcaacaacttgaagctGTATCTGTCTCCACTTCTACCGCCACCGTCGCATATAAAGGTAACTCGATAATTTATCCATCTTCTACCCTTTGGCTTATTGATTCCGGTGCTTCTtgtcatatgactggtaagttaAATTTGTGTTCTTCCATAAATCAAGTTCGAACTTCCTCTAATGTTATCCTTGCTGATGGGTCCTCTAGTAAAGTAGCTGGTGTCACGGAACTGTTTCCCCAACATCTTCCTTAA